The following are from one region of the Methanoculleus caldifontis genome:
- a CDS encoding DNA-directed RNA polymerase subunit L, with protein sequence MKLKLLELTDDKARILFEGEGNTYINALAAELLNDPDVDVAQHRQAFKFTDPELVVTTVNGRSPLLAITDAAKRLSDVAGEILRKVEALETA encoded by the coding sequence ATGAAACTCAAACTTCTGGAGTTGACTGACGATAAGGCCCGGATCCTCTTCGAAGGCGAAGGCAATACTTACATCAACGCGCTCGCCGCCGAGCTCTTGAACGATCCCGACGTGGACGTGGCGCAGCACCGGCAGGCGTTCAAGTTCACCGACCCCGAACTGGTCGTCACGACGGTCAACGGCCGGTCGCCTCTCCTCGCTATCACCGACGCGGCAAAGCGGCTCTCCGACGTGGCCGGGGAAATCCTCCGCAAGGTGGAAGCCCTCGAGACCGCATAG
- a CDS encoding class I SAM-dependent methyltransferase yields MKRSAEGFARIAREVFAPVYPIIAEQALAWSGARSGLALDIGSGPSLLAAALAKKSELSIIALDTDPAMARIAREAACDRVTPIIGDVHCMPLRDNTVSLAVSRGSIYFWNDRSKAFSEIERVLRPGGAAFVGGSFGTPAIREEIFCQMRRRNPDWDDDVARRSGGATPDTLRAELAASGVAHGRIRREEEGLWVEIRKGPAPAIR; encoded by the coding sequence ATGAAGAGGAGCGCCGAAGGCTTTGCCCGGATAGCACGGGAGGTCTTTGCCCCCGTCTACCCTATCATCGCAGAGCAGGCGCTCGCATGGTCCGGTGCGCGGAGCGGGCTCGCGCTCGATATCGGGAGCGGCCCCAGCCTCCTCGCAGCCGCGCTCGCAAAGAAGAGCGAGCTCTCTATTATCGCTCTCGATACCGACCCGGCGATGGCCCGGATCGCCCGGGAGGCAGCCTGCGATCGGGTGACCCCGATCATCGGCGACGTCCACTGCATGCCGCTTCGCGATAACACAGTCTCGCTCGCCGTCAGCCGCGGCTCCATCTACTTCTGGAACGACCGATCGAAGGCGTTCTCAGAGATCGAGCGCGTGCTCCGGCCCGGCGGCGCCGCGTTCGTCGGGGGGAGTTTCGGGACCCCGGCGATCCGTGAGGAGATCTTTTGCCAGATGCGGCGGCGGAACCCCGACTGGGACGACGACGTCGCCCGGCGGAGCGGGGGAGCGACGCCCGATACGCTTCGCGCAGAACTTGCGGCAAGCGGCGTCGCCCACGGCCGCATCCGGAGAGAAGAAGAGGGATTGTGGGTGGAGATCCGGAAAGGCCCGGCTCCGGCAATTCGCTAA
- a CDS encoding translation initiation factor IF-2 subunit beta, which produces MTPSYEDLLKKAYTNITEPTEFEDRFTVPPARVFIEGKTTVLENFAEIADTLRRDQDHLMKHLLGELGTAGKIEGTRAVFSGKFEQEQINTIIKGYVDDYVICSECGKPDTRLVKSERVLTLRCDACGGHRPVRKRKSTFDPTAAAKPVEGAIMDVTPQFLSKRGDGVVKIDRYTMYVANAKPGQTVKVKITRIAGTIIFTERAD; this is translated from the coding sequence ATGACCCCGTCCTACGAAGACCTTCTGAAGAAGGCCTATACCAATATCACGGAGCCGACTGAGTTTGAGGATCGGTTCACCGTCCCTCCCGCCCGCGTCTTCATCGAGGGGAAGACCACGGTTCTCGAGAACTTTGCCGAGATCGCCGACACCCTCCGGCGCGACCAGGACCACCTGATGAAGCACCTCCTCGGCGAGCTCGGCACCGCCGGCAAGATCGAGGGGACGCGGGCCGTCTTCTCGGGGAAGTTCGAGCAGGAGCAGATCAACACGATCATCAAAGGCTACGTCGACGACTACGTCATCTGTTCCGAGTGCGGGAAGCCCGATACCCGCCTGGTCAAGAGCGAGCGTGTCCTGACGCTCCGGTGCGACGCCTGCGGCGGCCACCGGCCGGTCCGGAAGCGGAAATCCACGTTTGACCCCACTGCGGCGGCAAAGCCCGTCGAGGGCGCGATCATGGACGTCACCCCGCAGTTCCTCTCCAAGCGCGGCGACGGCGTCGTGAAGATCGACCGCTACACGATGTACGTCGCGAACGCAAAACCGGGCCAGACGGTGAAGGTGAAGATCACCCGGATCGCCGGGACGATCATCTTCACCGAGCGGGCGGATTAA